ACCGCGAGGAGTGCTACGGAGGCAAACGCTTCGTTAATTTCGAAAAGATCAATGTCGTTGATACTGATACCTGCTTTGGCGCATACCTTTTGAATAGCGCCGACTGGCGCTTCAGGGAAGTAATTTGGCTGCATACTATTGGTGGCCATGGCGACGATCCGCGCTTTTGGCACTAGGCCGAATTGACGCACTGCCTCCGCGCTGGCAAGCAGTACGGCCGCCGCGCCATCATTGATAGTAGAAGCATTCCCCGCTGTAATCGTGCCATCTTTTTTAAAGACTGTTTTCAGCGTAGGAAGTTTTGCGATATCTCCTTTAAATGGCTCTTCATCTTCGCTAATAATGATTTCTTTCCCTTTAGCCAGTTTGACAAACGGGACAATTTCATCCTGAAAAATCCCTTCTTTGACCGCAGTTTGTGCCAACTGATACGAGCGCGCGGCAAACTCATCTTGCTCCGCACGGGTCAGCCCATTGCGCTCAGCACTCTCCTCGCCTATTTCTCCCATGTGACGACCGGAATATGGATCCTGCAGCCCATCATAAATCATCAGATCAAATATCTCGGAGTGCCCCATACGATACCCAGTGCGCCCTTTTTTGAGAATGTATGGTGCAGTAGACATACTCTCCATCCCGCCAGCAACCACCACATTGGCATCACCCAAGATGATGGAATTCGCCCCTAACATGATAGATTTCAAGCCACTACCACAGACTTTATTGATAGTTAGCGCCCCTGCGGAGTCTGGAATGCCCGCGCCGCGCATAGCTTGACGTGCCGTCGCTTGGCCACAACCACCAGCCAATACATGCCCCATAATAACTTCACCAATCGCTTCTGGGCTGATTTTGGTGGCATCGAGCACCCCTTTGATAGCGCAAGCGCCCAAGGTTGGTGCATCTTGGTCAGAAAGAGCCCCATTAAACGATCCAAACGGCGTTCTTTTCCCTTCAACAATGAATACTTCTGCGCCCATACCTTTCACTCCTTTCGACAACCCACCGCGACTGTCAGGCGATTGCCGGTTCTTGTGTTGATCAAAGAGATATACTCTGCCCTCTTATAAATACCGTTGACGTTAATGTCAACCGAAAACATAACGCATTTATATATTCATCGTGGAGCACTATTTTTTCCGCGATGTTTAGAGATACGAAATACGCTACCATGGAAAAATAAAAGCTAAAAACTACTCTTGCAACTCGCACTAATTAGGCAAGATAGACTATCTCATCAGGAATGGCGGTAATTTTCACACCACCTTTTTCGGTCACAATAAACGTGTTTTCAATGCCGATTGCGCCCCGTCCGGGTAAAACAAATTTTGGCTCAACGGCCACCACCTGATTTGCCCGCAGTGGAACTTTAAACCCTTGTGCCAAAACAGGTAACTCATCAAGTTCAAGTCCAACGCCATGCGCAACAAATTTCGCTTGCTCGCCGGGCATTCCCATAAAACTCTCACCGAGCCCCTCTTGATTTGCCATAGCGAGTGCTTCACTAAAGAGATCCTCGCAAATATTCCCCGGTATCAGCAGTTCTTGAATCCGTTTTTGTATTGCCAATGAGACGTCAAAAGCGCGCTTCAGCTCGGCATCAAGCGTGCCGATAACAAACATGCGTGTCATATCCGTAATGTAGCCGTTGAAAACACCCGTGTAGTCGATGAAAATCGGCTCATTAGCTTGAATCAAAGCAACTCCCGACCCATGCGGTGCGGCACTGGTTAAACCGCGCCCGGTAACCGCACCATCAAAAAAACCTTCGCACGCCGCTCCCGCCGAGAGTGCTAATCCCATGAATAATTCCTGATTAAAAGCACGCATGCGGATATACCCTTCATTACCCGCCTTTCTCAGGCGATACTCAAATTCTGCGGCGACATCAACTTCGCGCATACCCGCCTTCAGAAACTGCGGAACCTGCTCAAATACGGAACAAAGCGACTTCGCACTCTGTGTTAGTAATTGCAGCTCGAACGGTGTCTTTTCGGAGCGAATATCTCGATAGGGGAGGGAGATATCGCAGAACTCTTTTCCCGGAAGCAATTTGGAATAATACGCTTGTTGCTGCACTGGCAAGATGTCGTAGGAAAGTCCTATACGCATCACGCTTTCAGGAAAAGTTGCGGCAAATTCCTTACTCGGCGGAAACGGGCGGATATCCTCCAGTGGACTCTCTTGACAAGCACGCGTGTAACTTTTTTTGACGAGCAGGATCGGAACGCCTTCGGCAGGAACCCACAACACTCCATTTTGCCGTGTGCCAGAGAAATAATAGATATCAATAGGAAGCTGAAAAAGCGCCCCGTCAATCTTTTGACCCTGTAGCGCAGACTGCAATTTTGCCACGCGCACCATCGCTTCAGTACGTGTAATCATGCATCACCTCCAGTAGGCATTTCTTGGTTCCATGAATTGAGCATTGCAATCTCTTTCATCGCCTTACGCCCACGAGGCTTTGGATCTTGATCGGGATATCCCAGCGGCGTGATCCCCACCACGCGAATAGAAGGTGGGATTTGCAATACTTCGCGAATGCGTGCTTCGTCAAACCAGCCGATCCAACACGTTCCCAGCCCAAGTGCTGTTGCAGCAAGGCACAATTGCTGGAATGAAACGGCAACGTCTGCAACATAATATTCGATCCCGTTTTCAATGCCAGACTCCTGCGTATTCGCACAAACCACAATCACCACAGGCGCTTGCACAATCGCTTTGCGCCCGGGATTGTCTTCGGGAAATGCCGAGAGGATCTGCTCCTTGAGCGTTGGCATATCGATCACAATATAACGCCAGCATTGTAAGTTCTTCCAAGAAGGGGCAAGCCTCGCCGCTTCTAACACCTGCAGAATTGTTTCCTGTTGCACCGGTTGATTCGTATATTTGCGTATACTTCTCCGGTTTTTGATTACCTCGAAAATATCCATGATCTCCTCCACACAAACACGTTACATGTTTCTCCGGTAGCGTCCGCCAACTTCAAAAAGCGCGCGAGTAATCTGGCCTAAAGAGGCATACCGTACCGTTTCCATCAGTTCGGCAAAGATATTCCCACCTGACGTAGCCACTTCTTGCAAACGTCGAATAGCTATAGCGGACTGTTCCTTGTTTGCTTCTTGGAATGCGCGCAGATTATTCACTTGTTGCTCTTTCTCTTCCGGAGTAGCGCGAGCAAGTTCTCCGACAGCGCCGTATCCTTCTTCACCAGCTCGTGGATTCAAGAACGTGTTCACGCCAATAATGGGTAGCTCACCACTGTGTTTTTTGTGTTCGTAGAGCATCGACTCTTCCTGAATCTTACTCCGCTGATATTGCGTCTCCATCGCACCTAACACGCCACCACGCTGATCCAGCCTATCAAACTCACACAAAACCGCCTCTTCGACGAGGTCAGTCAATTCTTCGATAATAAAAGAACCTTGCTGCGGGTTTTCATTTTTGGCGAGACCAAACTCTTTTGTGATAATCATCTGAATGGCCATGGCACGACGAACAGATTCTTCGGTCGGTGTCGTCACCGCTTCATCGTAAGCGTTGGTATGCAAAGAGTTGCAGTTATCATAGATCGCCATCAACGCTTGAAGCGTGGTACGAATGTCATTGAAATCCATCTCTTGCGCATGGAGCGAGCGCCCAGAGGTCTGAATGTGATATTTCAGCTTTTGGCTCCGCTCATTGGCACCATATTTTTCGCGCATAGCAACCGCCCAGATTCTCCTAGCAACCCGTCCAATCACGGAGTATTCAGGGTCAAGGCCATTACTGAAAAAGAAAGAGAGACTCGGCGCAAAGTCGTCAATATGCATACCGCGCGAAAGATAATATTCAACGTACGTAAATCCATTGGCCATCGTAAAGGCGAGTTGGGTGATCGGATTCGCCCCTGCTTCCGCAATATGGTAGCCACTGATAGACACGGAATAATAGTTGCGCACTTTTTGGTCGATAAAATATTGCTGAATATCTCCCATCATCTTTAACGCAAAGTCGATAGAAAACAGGCAGGTATTCTGCCCCTGGTCTTCTTTGAGGATATCCGCCTGCACGGTTCCACGAACTGTTTGCAACGTGCAGGTACGAATAGATTCGTACTCCTTTTTATCAGGCTCACGCCCTTTTTCCTGACGAAATGCATCGACCTGCTGATCTATCGCGGCATTAAAAAACATGGCCAACATCATGGGCGCAGGGCCATTGATGGTAATGGAAACGCTGGTCGATGGGGCGCACAGGTCAAAACCGGCGTACAACTTTTTGATGTCGTTCAGGGTACAAATCGATACTCCGCTTTCGCCAACCTTGCCGTAAATATCTGGTGGATAGTCCGGATCTTCGCCATAGAGTGTTACGCTGTCAAAAGCGGTTGACAAACGTTTCGCGCCATCATCCTGGCACAGATAATGGAAACGGCGATTGGTTCGCTCTGGGCTCCCTTCGCCCGCAAATTGCCGCTTCGGGTCTTCTTCCGTCCGCTTAAAAGGGAACACGCCGGCCGTATAGGGGAAAGAGCCAGGAATATTTTCCAACATACTCCAGCGGACGATCTCGCCCCAGTCCTCATACTTCGGCACGCAGACTTTCGGGATGCGCGTGCCCGATAGGCTGGTAGTGGTGAGTTCAGTCCGGATTTCTTTGTCGCGAATTT
This genomic interval from Chrysiogenes arsenatis DSM 11915 contains the following:
- a CDS encoding thiolase family protein; protein product: MGAEVFIVEGKRTPFGSFNGALSDQDAPTLGACAIKGVLDATKISPEAIGEVIMGHVLAGGCGQATARQAMRGAGIPDSAGALTINKVCGSGLKSIMLGANSIILGDANVVVAGGMESMSTAPYILKKGRTGYRMGHSEIFDLMIYDGLQDPYSGRHMGEIGEESAERNGLTRAEQDEFAARSYQLAQTAVKEGIFQDEIVPFVKLAKGKEIIISEDEEPFKGDIAKLPTLKTVFKKDGTITAGNASTINDGAAAVLLASAEAVRQFGLVPKARIVAMATNSMQPNYFPEAPVGAIQKVCAKAGISINDIDLFEINEAFASVALLAVKQLKIPIDKVNVNGGACAIGHPIGVSGTRLAITVVRELHRRNVRYGLATLCIGGGEAVAVIVEKI
- a CDS encoding M24 family metallopeptidase, which produces MITRTEAMVRVAKLQSALQGQKIDGALFQLPIDIYYFSGTRQNGVLWVPAEGVPILLVKKSYTRACQESPLEDIRPFPPSKEFAATFPESVMRIGLSYDILPVQQQAYYSKLLPGKEFCDISLPYRDIRSEKTPFELQLLTQSAKSLCSVFEQVPQFLKAGMREVDVAAEFEYRLRKAGNEGYIRMRAFNQELFMGLALSAGAACEGFFDGAVTGRGLTSAAPHGSGVALIQANEPIFIDYTGVFNGYITDMTRMFVIGTLDAELKRAFDVSLAIQKRIQELLIPGNICEDLFSEALAMANQEGLGESFMGMPGEQAKFVAHGVGLELDELPVLAQGFKVPLRANQVVAVEPKFVLPGRGAIGIENTFIVTEKGGVKITAIPDEIVYLA
- a CDS encoding nitroreductase family protein; this encodes MDIFEVIKNRRSIRKYTNQPVQQETILQVLEAARLAPSWKNLQCWRYIVIDMPTLKEQILSAFPEDNPGRKAIVQAPVVIVVCANTQESGIENGIEYYVADVAVSFQQLCLAATALGLGTCWIGWFDEARIREVLQIPPSIRVVGITPLGYPDQDPKPRGRKAMKEIAMLNSWNQEMPTGGDA
- the icmF gene encoding fused isobutyryl-CoA mutase/GTPase IcmF, which codes for MHEKIEPYKTKHKLRFVTATALFDGHDVSINIIRRLLQASGAEVIHLGHNRSVDEIVTAAIQEDVHGICISSYQGGHVEFFKYTMDLLRERDAMHIRVFGGGGGVIIPDEIKLIESYGVCKIFSPEDGRMMGLQGMVNFKLQQCDFPIERDPAAEIGKLKDRDIRAINTIITLAENAQFAEHTDLQKQIHSMAVHVPVLGITGTGGAGKSSLTDELVLRFLRDFPDKSVAILAVDPSRQRTGGALLGDRIRMNSIANVGNRVYMRSLATRDSHTELSAAIHDAIDVVRAAGFDLIIVETSGIGQGDASIVNVCDVSLYVMTCEFGAPTQLEKIDMLDFADLVAINKFDRKGAEDALRNVRKQYRRNKELFDAPDEALPVYGTIASQFNDPGTTVLYRAVIDTLNRKQNLAWNSSLEIIEKDSLKKVIIPPDRIHYMGEITQSVRGYRKMVAQQVKVARALYQLQGVRSLLEASGSVAGDDIQGLIESHEGHLLTEVRQIVAGWPKLIEAYRQEVQITKIRDKEIRTELTTTSLSGTRIPKVCVPKYEDWGEIVRWSMLENIPGSFPYTAGVFPFKRTEEDPKRQFAGEGSPERTNRRFHYLCQDDGAKRLSTAFDSVTLYGEDPDYPPDIYGKVGESGVSICTLNDIKKLYAGFDLCAPSTSVSITINGPAPMMLAMFFNAAIDQQVDAFRQEKGREPDKKEYESIRTCTLQTVRGTVQADILKEDQGQNTCLFSIDFALKMMGDIQQYFIDQKVRNYYSVSISGYHIAEAGANPITQLAFTMANGFTYVEYYLSRGMHIDDFAPSLSFFFSNGLDPEYSVIGRVARRIWAVAMREKYGANERSQKLKYHIQTSGRSLHAQEMDFNDIRTTLQALMAIYDNCNSLHTNAYDEAVTTPTEESVRRAMAIQMIITKEFGLAKNENPQQGSFIIEELTDLVEEAVLCEFDRLDQRGGVLGAMETQYQRSKIQEESMLYEHKKHSGELPIIGVNTFLNPRAGEEGYGAVGELARATPEEKEQQVNNLRAFQEANKEQSAIAIRRLQEVATSGGNIFAELMETVRYASLGQITRALFEVGGRYRRNM